One window of Neptuniibacter halophilus genomic DNA carries:
- a CDS encoding HU family DNA-binding protein, which translates to MNKSELIDAIAASADIPKAAAGRALDATLEAVTGALQNGDSVALVGFGTFSVKERAARTGRNPQTGNPIEIAAATLPTFKPGKALKDAVNK; encoded by the coding sequence GTGAATAAGTCTGAACTGATCGACGCTATCGCAGCTTCAGCCGACATTCCAAAAGCAGCCGCTGGTCGCGCGCTGGATGCAACTCTGGAAGCGGTTACTGGTGCACTACAGAATGGAGATTCTGTTGCGCTTGTTGGTTTCGGTACATTTTCGGTTAAAGAGCGCGCTGCGCGCACTGGTCGCAACCCGCAGACTGGTAATCCAATCGAGATTGCTGCTGCGACGCTGCCAACTTTCAAGCCTGGTAAGGCTCTGAAAGACGCAGTTAACAAGTAA
- the lon gene encoding endopeptidase La translates to MTQLDETQAQIFELPALPLRDVVVYPHMVIPLFVGREKSIEALEAAMSGDKEILLVAQKNASDDEPSADDLFSVGTVASVLQMLKLPDGTVKVLVEGDYRASIHSLHEEEGFFTAHASVLPIEELSEAEDELYKRTVLEQFERFVQVNKKIPSEVLSSLQNIDDVGRLADTIAAHMSLKLEEKQQILEMLGNKERLEHLMALMESEIDLVEVEKRIRGRVKKQMEKSQREYYLNEQMKAIQKELGDMDESGSNDMDELKKRIADAKMPQEAFDKTMGEYNKLKMMSPMSAEATVVRGYIDWMLQIPWSKRSKVRHDMKRAEKVLNQDHFGLEEVKDRILEYLAVQKRVKKLKGPILCLVGPPGVGKTSLGRSIARATNREYVRMALGGVRDEAEIRGHRRTYIGSMPGKLLQKMSKVGVKNPLFLLDEIDKMGMDQRGDPASALLEVLDPEQNNSFNDHYLEVDYDLSDVMFVCTSNSMNIPGPLLDRMEIIRIPGYTEDEKLNIARNYLIEKQFKNNGLKAGEVEVTDEAITGLIRYYTREAGVRGLEREIAKLCRKVVKELALDDKASKPVVINLENLEHYSGVRKHNFGMAEEQDQVGLVTGLAWTQVGGDILSIETAVVPGKGRQVTTGSLGDVMKESIQAALTVVRNRAESLGIASDFHEKQDIHIHVPEGATPKDGPSAGIGMCTALVSVLTNIPVKADVAMTGEITLRGQVLPIGGLKEKLLAAHRGGIKTVVIPKENERDLKEIPDNIKADLDIKAVKWIDEVLDIALKYQPEPLGESTKEVVSAKEKSAKTAPKQIKPH, encoded by the coding sequence ATGACGCAACTTGACGAAACTCAGGCACAAATTTTTGAGTTACCGGCACTTCCGCTTCGGGATGTGGTGGTATACCCGCATATGGTGATCCCGCTGTTTGTTGGCCGGGAAAAATCCATCGAAGCCCTTGAAGCAGCCATGTCCGGGGATAAAGAGATCCTGCTGGTGGCGCAGAAGAATGCCTCGGACGATGAACCTTCCGCAGACGATCTGTTTTCTGTGGGTACCGTAGCCAGCGTACTGCAGATGCTGAAACTGCCGGATGGCACAGTCAAAGTGCTGGTCGAAGGTGATTATCGTGCCAGCATTCACAGCCTGCATGAGGAGGAGGGCTTCTTTACCGCCCATGCCTCCGTGCTGCCGATTGAGGAACTCAGTGAAGCTGAGGATGAGCTATACAAACGTACTGTGCTGGAACAGTTCGAGCGCTTCGTTCAGGTCAACAAGAAGATTCCTTCGGAAGTGCTTTCCTCGCTGCAGAATATCGATGATGTGGGCCGTCTGGCAGATACCATTGCTGCGCATATGTCCCTCAAGCTGGAAGAGAAACAGCAGATTCTGGAGATGCTCGGTAATAAAGAGCGTCTGGAGCATCTGATGGCGCTGATGGAGTCTGAAATCGATCTGGTTGAGGTTGAGAAGCGTATCCGCGGCCGGGTCAAAAAGCAGATGGAGAAGAGCCAGCGCGAGTACTATCTCAATGAACAGATGAAAGCGATCCAGAAAGAGCTGGGGGACATGGATGAGTCCGGCAGCAACGATATGGATGAGCTGAAAAAGCGCATCGCTGACGCAAAAATGCCTCAGGAAGCGTTCGATAAAACCATGGGCGAATATAACAAGCTGAAGATGATGTCGCCGATGTCAGCCGAAGCGACGGTTGTTCGCGGTTATATCGACTGGATGCTGCAGATCCCATGGTCGAAACGCTCCAAAGTTCGCCATGATATGAAGCGCGCCGAGAAAGTCCTGAATCAGGATCACTTCGGTCTGGAAGAGGTGAAAGACCGTATCCTTGAGTATCTGGCGGTACAGAAGCGGGTTAAAAAGCTGAAGGGGCCGATTCTCTGTCTGGTTGGCCCTCCGGGTGTCGGTAAAACCTCGCTGGGCCGTTCTATCGCCCGTGCGACAAACCGAGAGTATGTGCGCATGGCGCTGGGTGGCGTGCGTGATGAAGCCGAAATTCGTGGTCACCGTCGTACCTACATTGGCTCTATGCCGGGCAAACTGCTGCAGAAGATGTCCAAAGTCGGCGTGAAGAACCCTCTGTTCCTGCTCGACGAGATCGACAAAATGGGTATGGATCAGCGTGGTGATCCGGCTTCAGCACTGCTTGAAGTGCTTGATCCGGAGCAGAACAACAGCTTTAACGATCACTACCTCGAGGTCGACTACGACCTCTCCGATGTGATGTTTGTCTGTACCTCTAACTCCATGAACATTCCGGGTCCGTTGCTGGACCGTATGGAGATTATCCGGATTCCGGGTTACACCGAGGATGAAAAGCTCAACATCGCACGCAACTACCTGATTGAGAAACAGTTTAAAAACAATGGCCTGAAAGCCGGTGAAGTAGAAGTTACCGACGAAGCCATCACCGGACTGATCCGCTACTACACCCGTGAAGCGGGTGTGCGTGGTCTGGAACGTGAGATTGCCAAACTCTGCCGTAAGGTGGTTAAAGAGCTGGCGCTTGATGACAAAGCGTCCAAGCCGGTGGTAATCAACCTTGAAAATCTGGAGCACTACAGTGGTGTGCGCAAGCATAACTTCGGTATGGCGGAAGAACAGGATCAGGTGGGTCTGGTAACCGGTCTGGCATGGACTCAGGTCGGCGGAGATATCCTCAGCATTGAAACGGCTGTGGTCCCGGGTAAAGGACGTCAGGTGACGACCGGTAGCCTCGGTGATGTGATGAAAGAATCGATTCAGGCGGCTCTCACTGTTGTGCGTAATCGTGCTGAATCATTGGGTATCGCCAGCGACTTCCATGAGAAACAGGATATCCATATCCATGTCCCGGAAGGCGCGACACCAAAAGATGGCCCGAGCGCGGGTATCGGTATGTGTACCGCTTTAGTCTCAGTTTTGACCAATATTCCGGTGAAAGCGGATGTGGCAATGACCGGTGAAATCACCCTGCGCGGGCAGGTTTTACCGATCGGCGGCTTGAAGGAAAAGCTGCTTGCAGCGCACCGTGGCGGGATCAAGACCGTGGTCATTCCGAAGGAGAATGAGCGTGATTTGAAGGAAATTCCCGACAATATCAAAGCAGATCTCGATATTAAGGCGGTGAAGTGGATTGATGAGGTTTTGGATATTGCGCTGAAGTACCAGCCGGAACCCCTCGGCGAAAGCACAAAAGAGGTGGTTTCCGCAAAGGAGAAATCGGCTAAAACTGCGCCGAAGCAAATAAAGCCACATTAG
- the nfuA gene encoding Fe-S biogenesis protein NfuA, with protein MNITVTETAEEYLVELLEKQDVEGMAVRMFVTQPGTSYAETCLAYCRPDEVIEDDEILELPTLRFYIEKNSIPYLDEALVDFAKDRMGGQLTIKAPNAKVPKVSPDSPIAEQINYILYSEINPGLASHGGEVKLMEVVEEEEGHIAILQFGGGCQGCSAVDMTLKDGVEATLVERIASLVGVRDITDHSVRDQAYYK; from the coding sequence ATGAACATTACCGTCACCGAAACGGCTGAAGAATATCTGGTAGAACTCCTGGAAAAACAGGACGTAGAAGGCATGGCTGTGCGTATGTTTGTCACCCAGCCAGGTACATCCTACGCTGAGACCTGTCTGGCGTACTGTCGCCCGGATGAAGTTATTGAGGATGACGAGATCCTCGAGCTGCCTACGCTGCGCTTCTACATTGAGAAGAACAGCATTCCTTATCTGGATGAAGCGCTGGTGGATTTCGCCAAGGATCGTATGGGCGGACAGTTAACCATTAAAGCGCCGAACGCAAAAGTGCCGAAGGTGTCTCCGGACAGCCCTATCGCTGAACAGATCAACTACATCCTCTACTCTGAGATCAATCCCGGCCTGGCGTCCCATGGTGGCGAAGTGAAGCTGATGGAAGTGGTTGAAGAGGAAGAGGGTCATATTGCGATTTTGCAGTTCGGTGGCGGGTGCCAGGGCTGCAGCGCAGTAGATATGACGCTGAAAGACGGTGTCGAAGCGACACTGGTTGAGCGTATCGCCAGCCTCGTAGGGGTTCGCGATATCACTGATCACAGTGTTCGTGATCAGGCATATTACAAGTAA
- a CDS encoding MATE family efflux transporter → MTSLQRQKIIFTLGLPIIAGMLSQSVLNLIDAALVGRLGEASLAGVGIGGYANFVVISLILGLSSAVQALVARRRGEGRAELACHPVYAGVLISFLIALPLSLLFISHSEWIISLMTDDPAVQEIASGYFDYRTAAMLAVGLNLSFRGWWNGSKRPYHYFRALLITHLLNVIISYCLIFGEFGLPRLGAQGAGLGSAIALFSGALLNGFLFCRDPQAHRQINWFNLLPGLRQVIQLAVPHSLQQLFLALAICILIWIIGQLGTNEQAIAHVLINLSLFLILPAVGFGVASTSLISHDLGAGRVDAAAQWGWDVVKTALSTLCLLSLPLWFLPQQVLAIFLTSAPLIEQASLPLQLTALAICLDAAALVLTQSLLGVGANRTVLLISTFGQWCFFLPLAWLFGPILGFGLIGIWLMQVLHRAASSVLFMRIWSQQNWQKIRI, encoded by the coding sequence ATGACCTCCCTGCAACGCCAGAAGATTATATTCACTCTTGGCCTGCCGATCATCGCCGGCATGCTCTCCCAGAGCGTGCTTAATCTGATCGACGCAGCGCTGGTCGGCCGCCTTGGCGAGGCCTCTCTCGCCGGTGTCGGTATCGGCGGCTATGCCAATTTTGTCGTTATCAGCCTGATTCTGGGGCTCTCTTCTGCGGTTCAGGCGTTGGTGGCCAGACGTCGTGGTGAAGGACGGGCAGAACTAGCCTGCCATCCGGTTTATGCCGGTGTGTTGATCTCATTTCTGATCGCCCTGCCCCTGAGCCTCCTCTTTATCAGTCATTCGGAATGGATAATCAGCCTGATGACTGACGACCCTGCCGTACAGGAGATCGCTTCCGGCTATTTCGACTACCGTACCGCGGCTATGCTGGCGGTCGGGCTTAACCTGTCTTTCCGCGGTTGGTGGAACGGCAGTAAGCGCCCCTACCATTATTTCCGTGCCCTGCTGATCACCCATCTGCTCAACGTCATCATCAGCTATTGTCTGATTTTTGGTGAATTCGGCCTGCCCCGGCTGGGGGCTCAGGGGGCCGGGTTAGGCAGTGCCATCGCCCTGTTCAGCGGTGCGCTGCTCAATGGATTTCTGTTCTGCCGCGATCCACAGGCCCACCGCCAGATCAATTGGTTTAATCTGCTGCCCGGCCTGCGCCAGGTGATCCAACTGGCAGTGCCCCACTCCCTGCAACAGTTATTTCTGGCATTGGCGATCTGCATACTGATCTGGATTATTGGCCAGTTGGGTACCAATGAGCAGGCGATCGCTCATGTCCTGATCAACCTGTCACTGTTCCTGATCCTGCCCGCTGTAGGTTTTGGCGTCGCCTCTACCTCACTGATCAGCCATGATCTGGGCGCCGGGCGCGTGGATGCCGCAGCACAGTGGGGATGGGACGTGGTTAAAACAGCCCTGTCGACGCTCTGCCTGCTCAGCCTTCCTCTCTGGTTTCTTCCGCAGCAGGTACTGGCGATCTTCCTGACCTCAGCGCCCCTGATCGAACAGGCCAGCCTGCCTTTACAGTTGACGGCGCTGGCCATCTGTCTGGATGCTGCGGCACTGGTTCTGACCCAATCCCTGCTCGGCGTCGGTGCAAACCGTACTGTGCTTCTGATCAGTACCTTTGGACAGTGGTGTTTCTTTCTGCCGCTGGCCTGGCTGTTTGGCCCGATACTCGGCTTTGGCCTGATCGGAATCTGGCTGATGCAGGTGCTGCATCGCGCAGCCTCTTCGGTTCTGTTCATGCGCATCTGGTCACAGCAGAACTGGCAGAAGATCAGAATTTAG
- a CDS encoding cation:proton antiporter domain-containing protein: protein MTEQSLVFSFFLIFTGAAVVASLALYTRQPLLVAYIVLGAILGPYGMSMVSDTKLLSDISHVGIIFLLFLLGLDMQPSHLLHMLKKATLVAIGSSLIFFALGYGVGYVFGYSQTENMIIGIAVMFSSTIIGIKLLPTTVLHHRHTGELVVGLLLLQDVIAIMVLLFLYSGDGASKSDTMAQFATTLVALPLIILGAFIFVKYVLLKLIQRFDRFHEYIFLLAIGWCLGLAELAHLAGLSAEIGAFVAGVSLATSPISQYIATSLKPLRDFFLILFFFSIGASFNLDLVGVIAIPAIILAVLILVVKPVVFRFMLSRISESPQLGWEVGFRLGQISEFSLLIAYIAAGALMIGEEASHVIQATAILTFLFSSYVVIFNFPSPIAVSDKLRRD, encoded by the coding sequence ATGACAGAACAGTCGCTGGTTTTTTCGTTTTTTCTGATTTTTACAGGCGCCGCCGTTGTCGCCTCTCTCGCGCTCTACACCCGCCAACCTCTGCTGGTCGCTTATATCGTTCTGGGTGCCATCCTCGGCCCTTATGGGATGAGCATGGTGTCTGATACCAAACTGCTCTCAGATATCTCCCATGTCGGTATTATCTTCCTGCTGTTTCTGCTCGGTCTGGATATGCAGCCCTCACACCTGCTGCATATGCTGAAGAAGGCGACTCTGGTCGCCATCGGCAGCTCTCTGATCTTCTTTGCACTGGGGTATGGCGTTGGCTATGTCTTTGGCTACAGTCAGACAGAGAACATGATCATCGGCATTGCTGTGATGTTCTCCAGCACCATTATCGGCATCAAGCTCCTGCCCACCACCGTGCTGCACCACCGCCATACCGGTGAGCTGGTCGTGGGCCTGCTCCTGCTGCAGGACGTCATTGCGATCATGGTACTGCTGTTTCTTTACAGCGGCGATGGCGCAAGCAAGAGCGACACAATGGCGCAGTTCGCCACCACGCTGGTTGCCCTGCCGCTGATCATTCTCGGTGCCTTTATCTTTGTAAAATATGTACTGCTGAAACTCATACAGCGCTTCGACCGTTTTCATGAGTATATCTTTCTGCTGGCAATCGGCTGGTGCCTGGGGCTGGCCGAACTGGCACATCTGGCCGGGCTGTCCGCAGAAATCGGTGCGTTTGTTGCCGGAGTCTCGCTGGCAACCAGCCCGATCTCGCAATACATAGCCACCAGTCTGAAACCCCTGCGTGATTTCTTCCTGATCCTGTTCTTCTTCTCGATCGGTGCCAGCTTTAATCTGGATCTGGTTGGCGTGATCGCCATTCCGGCGATCATTCTGGCAGTGTTGATTCTGGTGGTGAAACCGGTGGTCTTCCGCTTTATGCTGAGCCGTATCAGCGAGTCGCCACAACTGGGCTGGGAGGTAGGCTTCCGTCTCGGTCAGATCAGTGAATTCTCGCTGCTGATCGCTTATATCGCGGCAGGCGCACTGATGATCGGAGAAGAAGCATCACATGTTATTCAGGCCACCGCGATTCTGACCTTCCTCTTCTCCAGTTATGTGGTGATCTTTAACTTCCCATCACCCATTGCAGTCTCTGACAAACTGCGCCGCGACTAA
- a CDS encoding glycosyl transferase family protein, with the protein MVEEHKFAPFVRILGKGKNGTRSLSREEAAEAMGMILDGQVRPEQLGAFLMLLRVKEEAPEELAGFADAVRARYSVGRELHVDLDWSTYAGKKRRHSWYLLVALCLASHGYRVFMHGSRGHTPGRIYVEDMLALFGMKACQDWEQVSTELDRCNFAYISVDHFCPPLGEIIQLRPILGLRSPVHTLCRMLNPAQAPASIDGVFHPPYGPMHQKAAQLLGIQRNLTMKGDGGEAEIRPDTESLLQWVIDGELSEYEWPRSVEKRFVKEDELSDQMLLELWQGTGSHEYGQRAIIDTLAVTLRLLGESGDVSELRQRAEALWGSRNISLFG; encoded by the coding sequence ATGGTAGAAGAGCATAAATTTGCCCCATTTGTACGTATTCTGGGTAAAGGCAAGAATGGTACCCGTTCGCTGAGCCGTGAAGAAGCGGCCGAGGCGATGGGTATGATTCTCGATGGTCAGGTACGCCCTGAACAGTTGGGGGCTTTCCTGATGCTGTTGCGGGTCAAAGAGGAGGCGCCGGAAGAACTGGCAGGGTTTGCGGATGCGGTACGTGCCCGTTATTCGGTGGGCCGCGAACTGCATGTGGATCTGGACTGGTCTACTTACGCCGGTAAAAAACGGCGTCATTCCTGGTATCTGCTGGTGGCGCTGTGTCTGGCCAGTCATGGCTACCGGGTGTTTATGCATGGTTCCCGTGGCCATACGCCGGGCCGGATCTACGTTGAGGATATGCTGGCGCTGTTCGGTATGAAGGCTTGTCAGGACTGGGAGCAGGTGAGTACGGAGCTGGATCGGTGCAATTTTGCTTATATTTCGGTCGACCATTTCTGCCCGCCGCTGGGTGAGATTATCCAGTTGCGTCCGATCCTTGGGTTGCGCTCTCCGGTGCATACCCTGTGCCGGATGCTCAATCCGGCTCAGGCGCCGGCAAGTATTGATGGCGTTTTTCACCCTCCTTACGGGCCTATGCATCAGAAGGCCGCGCAGTTATTGGGAATTCAGCGCAACCTGACGATGAAAGGGGATGGCGGTGAGGCGGAGATCCGACCGGATACTGAGTCCCTGCTGCAGTGGGTAATCGATGGCGAACTCAGTGAATACGAATGGCCCCGTTCAGTGGAGAAACGCTTTGTTAAAGAGGATGAGCTGTCCGATCAGATGCTGCTCGAACTCTGGCAGGGTACGGGATCGCATGAGTACGGTCAGCGCGCGATTATCGATACACTGGCGGTGACTTTGCGTCTGCTTGGTGAGTCGGGTGATGTCAGCGAACTGCGGCAGCGCGCTGAAGCACTCTGGGGTAGCCGGAACATCAGCCTGTTTGGCTGA
- a CDS encoding adenosylcobinamide-GDP ribazoletransferase, whose amino-acid sequence MKSYPQQLHLFFNALSFFSRIPVPGWVDFRPDNQARALPYLPWVGLLIGVLSALVFWLCESILPTSVALLLTIGAGILLTGGLHEDGLADCCDGFGGGWQRDKILQIMKDSQVGTFGVIGLVLVLLTKYEALLQLEQIIPALILGHTLSRLAPLLLVYRESYVGLEQSSKSSALLTPPTRTQLLFAALPVLLCLLFLPASYLSLIPLCLLITLCMARYFRRWIGGYTGDCLGCCQQLCELAIYLWLCLSWF is encoded by the coding sequence ATGAAATCCTACCCACAGCAGCTACACCTTTTTTTTAATGCGCTGAGCTTCTTCAGCCGCATCCCGGTGCCCGGCTGGGTAGATTTCCGCCCGGACAATCAGGCCAGAGCACTGCCCTACCTACCCTGGGTCGGGCTTTTAATCGGCGTATTATCGGCACTGGTTTTCTGGCTCTGTGAGTCAATTCTGCCCACCAGCGTTGCACTGCTGTTAACCATAGGCGCAGGCATTCTGCTTACGGGCGGATTACATGAAGATGGTCTGGCCGATTGCTGTGATGGCTTTGGCGGTGGCTGGCAGCGGGACAAAATCCTGCAGATTATGAAAGATTCTCAGGTCGGCACATTTGGTGTCATAGGCCTTGTTCTGGTGCTGCTGACAAAATATGAGGCACTGCTGCAACTCGAGCAGATTATTCCGGCTCTGATTCTCGGCCACACATTAAGCCGCCTTGCCCCCCTGCTGCTGGTTTATCGGGAAAGTTACGTCGGGCTGGAACAGAGCAGCAAATCAAGCGCCCTGCTGACACCGCCGACACGCACGCAACTTTTATTCGCAGCCCTGCCGGTGCTCCTCTGCCTGCTGTTTCTGCCGGCCAGCTACCTGAGTCTGATTCCACTCTGCCTGCTGATCACCCTGTGCATGGCGCGCTACTTTCGGCGCTGGATCGGCGGCTACACCGGCGACTGCCTGGGTTGCTGCCAGCAACTGTGCGAACTGGCCATCTACCTCTGGCTCTGCCTGTCCTGGTTTTAA
- the rlmD gene encoding 23S rRNA (uracil(1939)-C(5))-methyltransferase RlmD has protein sequence MKRKNSLFSRPAAKKPVKSREPLAYPETLEIERLSHEGRGVARHQGKTLFISGALPGETVRFSIDTKHRRFDEGHCVEVITPANERTDPVCPHYGVCGGCDLQHLAHDQQINAKQEIVLEQLQRLGKFRPEQIEAPITSPAWHYRRSARIGVNQLLRDGSPLIGFRRRGSSKLTQIEHCPVLAPALEQIMTGLREVLATADQFKEITHAELTQGDTEGALTLRVKKTPQPELCVKLQQLAESHNFKLYLDNGEQIRAYAGDAELFYQHAASGAEIHFKPGDFIQVNASVNQQMIDRALAWLTPSAEDSILDLFSGVGNFTLPLARQAGRVVGIEGVDEMVHRARDNVQRNQQNNCEFFRADLSKDLRAMAWYKQGFNKILLDPPRTGALEIIRQLQQHKADTVLYVSCNPAALARDGAELIRQGYRASRFCVMDMFPHTSHVESLALFERH, from the coding sequence ATGAAACGCAAAAACAGTCTGTTCAGCCGTCCAGCCGCCAAAAAACCGGTAAAATCCCGCGAACCTCTGGCTTACCCTGAAACCCTTGAGATCGAGCGCCTCAGCCACGAAGGCAGAGGTGTTGCCCGGCATCAGGGCAAAACCCTGTTTATTTCCGGCGCCCTGCCCGGTGAAACCGTGCGTTTCAGTATTGATACAAAACACCGTCGCTTTGATGAAGGTCACTGTGTTGAAGTCATCACCCCGGCTAACGAACGTACCGACCCGGTCTGCCCGCATTATGGTGTCTGCGGTGGTTGTGACCTGCAGCATCTGGCGCATGATCAGCAGATCAACGCCAAACAGGAGATTGTGCTGGAGCAGTTACAGCGCCTTGGCAAATTCCGCCCGGAGCAGATCGAAGCACCCATCACCAGCCCCGCCTGGCATTACCGCCGCAGTGCACGCATCGGCGTTAACCAGCTATTACGTGATGGCAGCCCGCTGATCGGCTTTCGCCGTCGCGGCAGTAGCAAGCTGACCCAGATCGAGCACTGCCCGGTACTGGCGCCCGCGCTGGAGCAGATTATGACCGGCCTGCGCGAGGTACTGGCAACCGCCGATCAGTTTAAAGAGATCACGCACGCTGAGCTGACTCAGGGTGATACAGAAGGGGCTCTGACCCTTCGGGTAAAAAAGACACCGCAGCCGGAGCTCTGCGTGAAACTTCAGCAGTTAGCTGAAAGCCACAACTTTAAACTGTATCTGGATAACGGTGAGCAGATCCGCGCCTATGCTGGGGATGCAGAACTGTTTTATCAGCATGCCGCGAGTGGTGCAGAGATCCATTTTAAACCCGGCGATTTTATTCAGGTGAATGCCAGCGTGAACCAACAGATGATCGATCGCGCACTGGCCTGGCTTACCCCGTCCGCAGAAGACTCCATCCTCGATCTTTTCTCCGGGGTCGGTAATTTCACCCTGCCGCTAGCCCGTCAGGCGGGACGCGTTGTTGGCATTGAAGGCGTCGATGAGATGGTGCATCGTGCTCGGGACAATGTTCAACGCAATCAGCAAAACAACTGCGAATTTTTCCGCGCAGACCTGAGCAAAGATCTGCGCGCAATGGCCTGGTACAAGCAGGGATTCAACAAGATTCTGCTCGACCCGCCCCGCACCGGTGCGCTGGAAATTATCCGGCAGTTACAGCAGCACAAGGCGGATACAGTCCTCTATGTTTCCTGCAACCCGGCGGCACTGGCAAGAGACGGCGCTGAGCTTATCCGGCAGGGCTATCGTGCCAGTCGTTTCTGCGTGATGGATATGTTCCCGCATACCTCTCACGTTGAGTCGCTGGCTCTGTTTGAGCGCCACTGA
- a CDS encoding RluA family pseudouridine synthase yields the protein MIEIIYADDALVIANKPWDMLSVPGRGEDKQDCLWRRVQQQFPTARIVHRLDYATSGLMVLALTLEAQRQLSRAFQERQTQKRYQAIIAGTPGQRCGRVELPLRCDWERRPLQIVDHEQGKAALTHWQITGEHELGTRIELTPVTGRSHQLRVHMQAIGHPIVGDRFYADERSQAASERLLLHAEQLAFPHPENGKECSFQAPCPF from the coding sequence ATGATCGAGATTATTTATGCCGATGACGCACTGGTCATCGCTAACAAACCCTGGGATATGCTCTCCGTACCCGGTCGTGGCGAAGATAAGCAGGACTGCCTCTGGCGCCGGGTGCAGCAGCAATTCCCGACCGCCCGGATCGTCCACCGACTTGATTATGCCACCTCCGGCCTGATGGTTCTGGCGCTGACACTGGAAGCACAACGCCAGTTGAGCCGGGCGTTTCAGGAGCGCCAGACACAAAAGCGCTATCAGGCGATTATTGCCGGCACACCCGGACAGCGCTGTGGCCGCGTGGAGCTACCGCTGCGTTGTGACTGGGAACGTCGCCCATTACAGATAGTCGACCATGAACAGGGGAAAGCAGCGCTGACGCACTGGCAGATCACAGGAGAACATGAACTGGGAACACGGATCGAACTGACCCCGGTTACCGGCCGCTCTCATCAATTGCGGGTACATATGCAGGCGATTGGCCACCCCATTGTCGGGGACCGGTTTTATGCCGATGAAAGATCGCAGGCCGCATCGGAAAGACTGCTACTGCACGCGGAACAACTGGCCTTTCCCCACCCGGAAAATGGGAAAGAGTGCAGTTTCCAGGCACCCTGCCCGTTTTAA
- a CDS encoding substrate-binding periplasmic protein: protein MPLSKPTSRSRYGLRSVICAAALVLISPMVQADATVRALVQNSQPKYFLENANLGGLCGEIYQRLKSRLAQRQVELKIDTQYLPIKRILREVEMGPAGIYCGAGRNAEREKRFIYSAIPVYSVSNVVLAHQDEAYLPSSIAQLAKDGISVGALFGTSSAAYLKSHQGTEVFDKIYSLDEALRLVAKRKIRLFYYHDLGLNYLVKHSDYSLKVLPTRFRTTPQWVVYSPAMSPELRQILDQELQAMLNSGELAAINRNYLD from the coding sequence GTGCCGTTATCCAAGCCCACCTCGCGCAGCCGCTATGGACTGCGCTCTGTTATCTGTGCCGCGGCGTTGGTGTTGATCAGCCCAATGGTACAGGCCGATGCGACAGTACGTGCGCTGGTTCAGAACTCTCAGCCCAAGTATTTTCTGGAAAACGCTAACCTCGGCGGGTTGTGCGGTGAGATCTATCAAAGGCTGAAAAGCCGTTTGGCACAGCGTCAGGTAGAGCTGAAGATTGATACCCAGTATCTGCCCATTAAACGCATTTTGCGTGAGGTCGAAATGGGCCCGGCGGGGATTTACTGTGGTGCGGGTCGCAATGCCGAGCGCGAGAAGCGCTTTATCTATTCAGCGATTCCTGTATACAGCGTCTCCAATGTGGTGCTGGCTCATCAGGATGAGGCCTACCTGCCGTCTTCCATTGCTCAGCTGGCCAAAGATGGGATCAGTGTGGGGGCGTTGTTTGGTACCAGCTCGGCGGCTTATCTGAAAAGCCATCAGGGCACCGAAGTGTTTGATAAGATCTACAGTCTGGATGAAGCACTAAGGCTGGTGGCAAAACGCAAGATTCGGTTGTTCTATTACCACGATCTGGGCCTGAATTATCTGGTTAAGCACAGCGACTATTCACTGAAAGTCCTGCCAACCCGCTTCAGAACCACTCCGCAATGGGTGGTTTACAGCCCGGCAATGTCTCCTGAATTGCGCCAGATTCTGGATCAGGAACTTCAGGCAATGCTCAATAGCGGTGAGCTGGCTGCTATCAACCGTAATTATCTGGATTAA